In Candidatus Defluviilinea proxima, a single genomic region encodes these proteins:
- the hemL gene encoding glutamate-1-semialdehyde 2,1-aminomutase → MNIEKSIALFREAQTLLPGGVDSPVRAFRAVGGQPIFIKRGDGPYLYDVDGNCYIDYVLSWGPLITGHAHPNIVKAIQDAAVKGTSYGAPSPLELELAKCVMDFLPNIEMIRFVNSGTEATMSALRLARAYTKRDKIIKFDGCYHGHADLLLVQAGSGVATLGLPDSPGVPANTVMDTLVADFNNLESVEALYKKYPDQIAAIIVEPVAGNMGVIPPQAGFLEGLRSITEREGSLLIFDEVMTGFRVHKGGAQTLYNIKPDLTTLGKVIGGGLPVGAYGGKKEIMQMVAPAGPMYQAGTLAGNPLAMSAGIAALDLIKEDEVWSKLEQAAGRLEAGVLSAAQKAGIPIQQTRVGTMFTTFFSETKPVDWNTVKVADKVRFGKFFQKMLENGVYLAPSQFEAGFISTAHTEEVIDATTAAVESSLKALTA, encoded by the coding sequence ATGAATATCGAAAAATCCATTGCTCTCTTTCGAGAAGCGCAAACTCTTTTACCCGGCGGCGTGGATTCGCCAGTACGCGCCTTTCGTGCTGTGGGCGGACAGCCCATCTTTATCAAACGCGGTGATGGCCCATATCTTTATGATGTGGATGGCAACTGTTATATCGATTATGTCCTTTCGTGGGGGCCGCTCATCACGGGTCACGCGCATCCCAATATTGTGAAAGCCATTCAAGATGCGGCTGTCAAAGGGACATCATATGGCGCGCCGAGTCCGTTGGAGTTGGAGCTGGCCAAATGTGTAATGGATTTCCTGCCCAACATCGAGATGATCCGTTTTGTTAATTCGGGAACAGAAGCAACCATGTCCGCGTTGCGGTTGGCGCGCGCGTATACCAAAAGGGATAAGATCATCAAGTTCGATGGTTGTTATCACGGTCATGCGGACTTGTTGTTGGTGCAAGCAGGTTCAGGCGTTGCGACGCTTGGTTTGCCTGATTCGCCGGGTGTCCCTGCGAACACAGTGATGGACACGCTGGTGGCAGATTTCAACAACTTGGAATCAGTGGAAGCGTTGTATAAAAAATATCCTGACCAGATCGCGGCGATCATCGTTGAACCTGTTGCTGGCAATATGGGCGTCATCCCGCCTCAAGCTGGATTCTTGGAAGGTTTGCGCAGTATCACCGAACGTGAAGGTAGTCTGCTGATCTTCGATGAAGTGATGACTGGTTTCCGCGTTCACAAAGGTGGCGCACAGACTCTTTACAATATCAAACCCGATCTGACCACGCTGGGCAAGGTCATCGGTGGGGGACTCCCTGTCGGTGCGTATGGCGGGAAGAAAGAAATTATGCAGATGGTCGCGCCCGCTGGCCCGATGTATCAAGCGGGGACTCTGGCGGGCAATCCGCTTGCGATGAGCGCGGGTATCGCGGCGTTGGATCTGATCAAGGAAGATGAAGTCTGGTCGAAACTGGAGCAGGCGGCGGGTCGGTTGGAGGCGGGTGTTTTGTCCGCGGCGCAGAAAGCAGGGATTCCCATCCAACAGACACGGGTCGGTACGATGTTCACAACGTTCTTTAGCGAAACAAAGCCCGTGGATTGGAACACCGTCAAAGTGGCGGATAAAGTGCGATTCGGAAAATTCTTCCAGAAGATGTTGGAGAACGGCGTTTATCTTGCGCCGTCACAATTCGAGGCGGGGTTCATTTCGACTGCGCACACAGAGGAAGTGATCGACGCCACCACCGCGGCGGTTGAATCATCGTTAAAAGCTTTAACAGCCTGA
- the hemB gene encoding porphobilinogen synthase → MNRKIIQRPRRLRANPAIRAMVRETELNARDFIYPLFVRHGTGRTAIGSMPGVSQLSVEESVREAETAAKAGVNAVILFGIPKEKDPIGVENFSEDGIVQQAIRAIKKEIPEMVVVTDVCLCEYTDHGHCGILNTGEHFQKSLPDGYVLNDPTLDVLAKVAVSHAQCGADMVAPSGMMDGMVAAIRDGLDGAGYENLPIMSYAVKYASSFYGPFRDAAEGVPKFGDRKSHQMDSANVREALREAALDVEEGADMLMVKPALAYLDVIRVVKDAYPELPMVAYNVSGEYAMIKAAAANGWIDEEKVVIETLTAMKRAGADLIITYHALDAAGWLK, encoded by the coding sequence ATGAATAGAAAGATCATACAACGCCCGCGCAGGCTTCGCGCCAATCCAGCCATCCGCGCGATGGTGCGTGAGACAGAATTGAACGCACGCGATTTTATTTATCCGTTGTTCGTGCGACATGGGACGGGACGAACTGCGATCGGCTCGATGCCGGGTGTGAGTCAACTGTCAGTGGAGGAAAGTGTTCGGGAAGCTGAAACAGCCGCAAAGGCGGGAGTGAACGCTGTCATCTTGTTTGGGATTCCCAAGGAGAAGGATCCGATCGGGGTTGAGAATTTTTCGGAAGATGGAATTGTCCAACAGGCGATTCGGGCGATCAAGAAAGAGATACCTGAGATGGTGGTGGTGACGGATGTGTGTTTGTGTGAGTATACCGATCACGGGCATTGCGGCATTTTGAACACGGGCGAGCATTTTCAGAAAAGCTTGCCTGATGGATATGTGTTGAACGACCCGACGCTGGATGTGTTGGCAAAGGTTGCGGTTTCACATGCGCAATGTGGCGCGGATATGGTTGCGCCGAGCGGCATGATGGATGGCATGGTGGCGGCGATCCGCGATGGGTTGGATGGCGCGGGGTATGAGAATTTGCCGATCATGTCTTACGCAGTGAAATATGCTTCGTCGTTTTACGGGCCGTTCCGTGATGCGGCGGAGGGTGTGCCTAAGTTTGGCGATAGAAAGTCGCACCAGATGGACTCCGCGAATGTGCGTGAAGCGTTGCGTGAGGCCGCGTTGGATGTGGAGGAAGGTGCGGACATGTTGATGGTGAAACCTGCGCTGGCGTATTTGGATGTGATCCGCGTGGTGAAGGATGCATACCCTGAATTGCCGATGGTTGCTTATAACGTGAGCGGTGAGTATGCGATGATCAAAGCCGCCGCGGCGAATGGCTGGATCGATGAAGAGAAAGTGGTGATTGAAACATTGACCGCGATGAAACGCGCAGGTGCGGACTTGATCATCACCTATCACGCCCTCGATGCGGCAGGATGGTTGAAATGA
- a CDS encoding uroporphyrinogen-III synthase, with protein sequence MKVLITRPRAQSESFGEALRTAGFEPIYFPVIEIHPIEENVALERALSKLDRYEWIVFTSVNAVDIVALSGELAKSKGNEGVKVAAVGPSTADALRKYNIEPDFIPEEYVAEAILPGLGDLRGKWVLLPRAEMARKELPEAIFHAGGVPHEIVVYKTLPAQPDLDGLDALKQGVDVVTFTSASTVQNFSAIVKQNGLDPLHLPNDPVFACIGPVTEQAAREEGFSKLVIANEYTADGLIKIIESLNR encoded by the coding sequence ATGAAAGTGCTCATAACCCGTCCTCGCGCTCAATCTGAATCTTTTGGCGAAGCCTTGCGTACCGCTGGCTTTGAGCCAATCTATTTCCCTGTAATTGAGATTCATCCGATTGAAGAGAATGTAGCGCTCGAACGGGCATTGTCCAAACTGGATCGTTACGAGTGGATTGTGTTTACTTCTGTGAACGCAGTGGATATTGTCGCGTTGAGCGGAGAATTGGCAAAATCAAAGGGAAATGAAGGTGTGAAAGTCGCTGCGGTTGGACCGAGCACGGCGGACGCGTTGCGAAAATATAATATTGAACCTGATTTTATTCCTGAGGAGTATGTAGCTGAGGCGATATTGCCCGGACTGGGTGACTTACGTGGCAAGTGGGTTTTACTGCCTCGGGCAGAGATGGCCCGCAAGGAATTGCCCGAAGCGATCTTCCATGCGGGTGGAGTACCTCACGAGATCGTTGTATACAAAACGCTTCCCGCTCAACCTGATCTTGATGGGTTGGATGCATTGAAGCAAGGCGTAGATGTTGTTACATTTACCAGTGCGTCCACTGTGCAGAACTTTAGTGCCATCGTAAAACAGAACGGACTTGACCCGTTACATTTGCCGAATGACCCCGTCTTTGCATGTATTGGTCCCGTTACGGAGCAAGCCGCAAGAGAAGAAGGCTTCTCGAAACTGGTCATTGCAAATGAGTACACAGCAGATGGACTGATAAAAATTATTGAGAGCTTAAACAGGTAG
- a CDS encoding DUF4405 domain-containing protein produces MSTKTKLVLDLSMFAAFLAIANPHLTGNTIHEWLGIAMAGTVITHLLLNWEWIINVGKEFFKKFWHQSRLNFVVNTLFFIAMTGSLFTGLLISKSVMTTLGIQLDVSRGWKSIHTLMSDASVILFGIHFALHLKWITTNIGRYIVNPIRGLFQRRVAHEPLVPQAVRVEKRN; encoded by the coding sequence ATGTCTACAAAAACCAAACTTGTTCTCGATCTCAGTATGTTCGCCGCCTTTTTGGCAATCGCGAATCCGCACCTGACAGGCAACACCATTCACGAATGGCTGGGCATCGCGATGGCTGGGACAGTCATCACCCACCTGCTTCTCAACTGGGAGTGGATCATCAACGTCGGGAAAGAATTCTTCAAGAAGTTCTGGCACCAATCCCGCCTGAATTTTGTGGTGAACACGCTGTTCTTCATCGCCATGACCGGATCACTCTTCACAGGTCTCCTGATCTCAAAAAGTGTGATGACCACATTAGGGATCCAACTGGATGTCAGCCGTGGCTGGAAGTCCATCCATACACTCATGTCGGACGCATCAGTTATTCTGTTCGGAATTCACTTTGCCTTGCATTTGAAGTGGATCACAACCAACATTGGCCGTTACATCGTGAACCCGATCCGCGGATTGTTCCAGAGACGTGTTGCGCACGAGCCATTGGTCCCTCAAGCGGTACGGGTAGAGAAAAGAAACTAA
- a CDS encoding HAMP domain-containing protein, giving the protein MSIRLRFTLLYTFILALTLAIFGFSLYTIQAQDTLRSLKQDLMQGANKLAEAALRTDPRHTPPPTNQQLPRPPIPFDQFSTDKAFQTFPERDISRILDVNGNLISSPFGREEDALPLSDEGLQRLQSKQEWWETAIISGEKMLIYSRPVIVNGEFAYIVQNARPLTERDRTLESLATTLSVASVLIILIAFGIGWFLSGITLSPIHRITQTAQAIGDERDFTRRVDYSGPPDEVGQLANTFNSMLSRLQDAFQKVEHSLQMQRDFVADVSHELRTPLTTLRGNLGLLRREPPMPAEEQTDILSDMVDESDRLIRLVNDLLLLARADAGRNLAKELLNISSILEETCRQVRQLDPQRQIQLDVASDLEVVGDRDALKQVLLIGLDNAMKHSTGNIHVSAEQRGAQVEICVQDFGEGIPPETLEHIFDRFYRGDDKATIPGFGLGLPIAKTLLERQDGAIRMESEVGKGSTLFLCLRAVL; this is encoded by the coding sequence ATGTCCATTCGTTTACGCTTCACCCTGCTCTATACATTTATTCTGGCTCTCACATTAGCGATCTTCGGATTCTCACTTTACACCATTCAAGCACAGGATACGCTTCGCTCGCTCAAACAGGACCTGATGCAGGGTGCCAATAAACTGGCTGAAGCCGCCCTCAGAACGGATCCACGTCATACCCCTCCACCTACTAACCAACAGCTTCCGCGTCCGCCAATCCCTTTTGATCAGTTTTCCACTGATAAGGCATTTCAAACCTTCCCAGAACGGGATATCAGCCGCATTCTTGATGTGAACGGCAATCTCATCTCGAGTCCGTTTGGCAGGGAAGAAGACGCACTCCCTCTAAGTGACGAAGGTCTTCAAAGACTGCAAAGCAAGCAGGAATGGTGGGAGACAGCGATCATTTCTGGTGAGAAGATGCTGATCTACAGCCGCCCCGTTATTGTGAATGGGGAGTTCGCATATATCGTGCAAAATGCCCGTCCATTGACCGAGCGGGACCGTACACTTGAATCCCTGGCTACGACTTTGAGCGTTGCCAGCGTACTCATCATCTTGATTGCATTTGGGATTGGGTGGTTTCTTTCGGGAATCACGCTCAGTCCTATTCACCGCATCACACAGACCGCCCAAGCTATCGGCGACGAGCGCGACTTTACTCGCCGCGTGGATTACTCCGGTCCGCCCGATGAAGTGGGGCAGCTTGCGAACACATTCAATTCCATGTTGTCACGTTTGCAGGATGCCTTTCAAAAAGTGGAACACTCGCTTCAAATGCAACGCGACTTTGTAGCTGATGTCTCTCACGAATTGCGCACCCCATTGACGACTCTACGCGGGAACCTTGGTTTGCTTCGCCGCGAACCACCTATGCCTGCCGAAGAACAAACTGACATCCTTAGTGATATGGTTGATGAAAGCGACCGTCTGATTCGATTGGTCAACGATTTGTTGCTACTGGCCCGCGCCGATGCAGGACGGAACTTGGCAAAAGAGTTGCTTAACATTTCCTCCATACTTGAGGAAACCTGCCGTCAGGTGCGCCAACTCGACCCGCAACGCCAGATCCAATTAGATGTGGCCTCTGACTTGGAAGTTGTGGGAGATCGCGATGCGCTGAAGCAAGTTTTGCTGATCGGCTTGGATAACGCCATGAAGCATTCAACAGGGAATATCCATGTCTCTGCCGAACAGCGAGGCGCGCAAGTGGAAATCTGTGTGCAGGATTTTGGCGAAGGCATTCCCCCTGAAACACTCGAGCATATTTTTGATCGTTTTTATCGTGGTGATGATAAAGCTACCATACCCGGTTTTGGGCTGGGACTTCCCATAGCGAAGACATTGCTTGAGCGACAGGATGGGGCAATTCGTATGGAAAGCGAAGTAGGGAAAGGTAGCACCTTGTTCCTTTGCCTTCGTGCTGTGCTCTAA
- a CDS encoding response regulator transcription factor has product MPSVLIIDDDPKLLKMLQRTLVYEGLNVFTASNGLEALPLVQSNRPDLIIVDWMMPKMDGLSFIQRLRDEENKTMILMLTARDAIENRVEGLESGADDYLIKPFAPAELVARVHAMLRRVEAKPENQKVSYADITLDPSTREAKRGDVLLNLTVTEFNLLHLLLRHPRQVLERRQILNDVWGYDFGGDDNVLEIYIGYLRKKLETNDQPRLIQTVRGIGYVLREE; this is encoded by the coding sequence ATGCCCTCTGTATTGATTATTGATGATGACCCCAAACTTCTGAAAATGCTCCAGCGCACACTGGTGTATGAAGGCTTGAACGTCTTCACTGCCAGCAACGGGTTGGAAGCATTACCGCTTGTGCAATCCAACCGTCCAGACCTGATTATCGTGGATTGGATGATGCCCAAGATGGACGGGCTGTCTTTTATTCAAAGACTACGTGATGAAGAGAATAAGACCATGATCCTGATGCTGACCGCACGTGATGCCATCGAGAATCGTGTAGAAGGCCTCGAAAGTGGCGCCGACGATTACCTCATTAAACCATTTGCACCCGCAGAGCTCGTGGCACGAGTCCATGCCATGTTAAGGCGCGTCGAAGCCAAACCTGAAAACCAAAAAGTCTCGTATGCCGATATCACACTTGACCCATCCACACGCGAAGCGAAACGCGGTGATGTGCTGTTAAATCTCACAGTCACCGAATTCAATCTGCTTCATTTGTTGTTGCGGCATCCGCGTCAGGTACTCGAACGACGGCAGATTCTCAACGATGTTTGGGGCTACGACTTTGGTGGCGACGATAATGTCCTTGAAATCTACATTGGGTATCTGCGAAAGAAGCTCGAGACAAACGATCAACCACGACTTATTCAAACTGTGCGCGGTATCGGTTATGTTTTACGCGAGGAATAA
- a CDS encoding alpha-glucuronidase yields MINEDGYDLWLRYPEVDHPDRIAQYRENIQSVAILGENKTIDAIRNEIKRALPNLLGKPVPISTQPTPHSLVIGTVEQLGLQIEADIIGNEGFIIQSGNQGVVIAGNTEIALLTGTFHFLRLIQTHQDIRELNILERPRIRHRILAHWDNLDGSIERGYAGQSLWNWDKLPEYIDPRYYDYARACASIGINGLCINNVNAKAESLTTDYLIKTAALANVFRPYGIRVHLAPLFSAPMQLGGLPTADPRDPTVIAWWKDKVDEIYRLIPDFGGFQVKANSEGQPGPQDYRANHNDGANMLASCLEPYGGMVLWRAFVYDTSVDTDRAKCGYLEFSPLDGKFNSNVIVQVKNGPIDFQPREPFHPLFGAMEKTPLALELQIAQEYLGQSIHLVYLAGMWKEILDSDTFAKGPGSTVAQITDGSVYGQANSCIIAVANTGSDRNWCGHHFSQANWYAFGRLAWDHTLSAEKIADEWIRATWSNDPQIVNTLKKLMLESWPACINYMTPLGLHHIMQEGHHYGPDPAFNTAPRKDWNCTYYHRADAKGIGFDRSSTGSQATSQYHNPLREQFDKLDTCPEKYLLWFHHVPWDHRLKSGRTLWEEMQYHYQDGVTFTEELYKIWQGLKNHIDPQRYDHVLKRLDQQRENAHLWQDVCIKYFSQFTD; encoded by the coding sequence ATGATAAATGAAGACGGATACGACCTGTGGTTACGCTATCCAGAGGTGGATCATCCAGATCGGATCGCACAATATCGCGAGAATATCCAAAGTGTTGCTATTCTTGGCGAAAACAAAACGATCGATGCAATTCGTAACGAGATCAAGAGAGCGCTTCCCAACCTGCTGGGCAAACCCGTTCCCATTTCGACACAACCAACACCCCACTCATTAGTCATTGGCACTGTTGAACAATTGGGACTTCAAATTGAAGCTGACATAATAGGAAATGAAGGTTTTATCATTCAATCGGGAAATCAGGGAGTGGTAATCGCAGGCAATACCGAAATCGCATTACTGACAGGAACATTCCATTTTCTTCGTCTTATTCAAACACATCAAGACATTCGTGAATTGAATATTCTGGAACGCCCACGGATTCGTCATCGCATCCTTGCCCACTGGGATAATCTGGATGGCTCGATAGAACGAGGCTATGCGGGGCAATCCCTCTGGAACTGGGACAAACTGCCAGAATATATTGACCCTCGTTATTACGATTATGCACGTGCCTGTGCATCCATCGGCATCAATGGCCTTTGCATCAACAATGTTAATGCAAAGGCAGAAAGTTTAACGACGGACTATCTCATCAAAACAGCGGCTTTGGCAAATGTGTTCCGTCCGTATGGGATTCGGGTGCATCTTGCGCCTCTTTTTTCAGCGCCCATGCAACTGGGCGGGTTGCCCACAGCCGATCCGCGTGACCCGACGGTTATCGCATGGTGGAAAGATAAGGTGGATGAAATCTATCGTCTCATACCCGATTTCGGTGGCTTCCAAGTCAAAGCGAATTCAGAAGGACAGCCCGGCCCGCAAGATTATCGAGCGAATCACAACGATGGAGCGAATATGCTTGCCTCATGTCTGGAGCCATATGGAGGCATGGTCTTGTGGAGGGCATTTGTCTACGATACAAGCGTAGATACCGACAGAGCAAAATGTGGCTATCTGGAATTTTCTCCTTTGGACGGAAAGTTCAATTCCAACGTGATCGTGCAAGTGAAGAATGGTCCGATAGATTTTCAACCACGCGAGCCTTTTCACCCCCTTTTCGGTGCAATGGAAAAAACACCTCTTGCGCTCGAACTTCAAATTGCTCAGGAGTATCTGGGTCAGTCCATCCATTTGGTGTATTTGGCTGGTATGTGGAAAGAGATATTGGATTCAGATACCTTTGCAAAAGGCCCGGGTTCAACAGTTGCACAGATCACAGATGGTTCTGTGTATGGACAAGCCAACTCCTGCATCATCGCAGTTGCCAATACGGGATCAGACCGTAATTGGTGCGGCCACCATTTTTCCCAAGCCAACTGGTACGCTTTTGGCCGCCTTGCATGGGACCATACTCTCAGCGCAGAAAAAATCGCAGATGAATGGATCAGAGCAACATGGTCGAACGATCCGCAAATTGTAAACACACTAAAAAAGTTAATGCTTGAGTCGTGGCCTGCCTGCATCAATTACATGACCCCATTGGGATTACATCACATCATGCAGGAAGGGCATCATTACGGACCCGACCCTGCGTTCAACACCGCCCCTCGCAAAGATTGGAATTGCACATACTATCACCGCGCTGACGCCAAAGGCATTGGCTTTGATCGCAGCAGTACAGGCAGTCAAGCCACAAGCCAGTATCACAATCCCTTGCGCGAACAGTTTGACAAACTGGATACATGTCCTGAAAAATATTTATTATGGTTCCATCACGTCCCTTGGGATCATCGTTTAAAGTCCGGGCGAACTCTTTGGGAAGAGATGCAATATCACTATCAAGATGGTGTTACCTTCACTGAAGAGTTGTATAAGATCTGGCAGGGTTTAAAAAATCATATTGATCCCCAACGCTACGACCATGTGCTCAAGCGACTGGATCAACAGCGGGAGAATGCCCATCTATGGCAGGATGTGTGCATTAAATATTTCAGTCAATTTACAGACTAA
- a CDS encoding glycosyltransferase family 39 protein, translating to MRLPFKRLWNPSIATTDAHSVSREQTLGWIGITLIVILAAVLRFANLDAIGYANHYYTAAVTSMLQSWHNFFFVAAEPGGAVSVDKPPLGLWLQAISAYFLGVSGFSVVLPQILAGIFSVIVLYHLVKRSFGTTAGLVAAFALAVTPVVIATDRNNTMDSTLIFTLLLATLAFIKATETRKLKFLLLGATLVGLGFNIKMLEAYLPLPAFYAVYLLGSPEKFWIKVRNLALATILLAVVSFSWAIAVDLTPASQRPYVGSSSNNTEMSLIFGYNGVNRLLGMMGRDGQSNRNTNQGGPTQGQTPNGAFNPPASNGTGNGFTPMRPPQAGNGFPQGNPPQGIPNDGQGRGGPGGGGGGFNIGQAGALRLFSVPLSKETSWLLPFGIISMLVLLLGFRWHWPVESKHQALILWGGWLVTTGIFFSVAGFFHEYYLSMMAAPLAALVGIGVTELWRLRERRFWLAIGLSAAAIAGTLAFQFWTAQSFTNELWWLYVAIAIFGVGLIVLSISMIDRTPSLVMKLGFALLVIAMLVTPTAWSALTNLNTSANQSLPAAYSGGSSGPANRGGTQVNETLLSYLESNTQGMKYLMAVPSSMQGSDYILATGRPVLYLGGFSGQDSVVSTDDLSQMVSNGELRYIYWGGGGGGPNGGNSNISNWVTSTCKAVQGFETTTRNSGAPDGTGTGIDNQNNRQNNSFGPGGNMQVTLYDCG from the coding sequence ATGAGATTGCCTTTTAAACGACTATGGAATCCCTCTATAGCAACCACGGATGCGCACTCAGTATCCCGTGAACAGACCCTGGGATGGATCGGCATCACTTTGATCGTTATCCTTGCCGCCGTTCTGCGCTTCGCCAATTTGGATGCGATCGGGTATGCGAACCATTACTATACGGCCGCCGTGACGAGTATGCTTCAATCGTGGCACAACTTTTTCTTTGTAGCCGCTGAACCTGGTGGAGCCGTGAGTGTAGATAAGCCTCCATTAGGTTTGTGGTTGCAGGCAATCTCGGCTTACTTCCTTGGCGTGAGTGGGTTTAGCGTGGTCTTACCGCAGATTCTAGCAGGCATATTCTCTGTTATCGTTCTTTATCATTTGGTGAAACGTTCCTTCGGCACAACGGCAGGATTGGTTGCGGCATTTGCATTGGCGGTTACCCCCGTGGTCATCGCTACAGATCGCAACAACACCATGGATAGCACGCTCATCTTCACGCTTCTGTTGGCAACCTTGGCATTTATAAAAGCCACTGAAACACGCAAATTAAAGTTCCTATTACTGGGCGCAACGCTGGTGGGTTTGGGCTTCAATATCAAAATGCTTGAAGCTTATTTGCCATTGCCTGCTTTTTATGCAGTGTATCTTCTGGGCTCACCAGAAAAGTTCTGGATCAAGGTTCGCAATCTGGCACTTGCCACAATTCTGTTGGCGGTTGTCTCATTTTCATGGGCGATTGCCGTAGATCTGACCCCGGCAAGTCAACGCCCATATGTGGGAAGCAGTAGCAACAACACCGAGATGAGTTTGATCTTTGGATACAACGGCGTCAACCGTCTATTGGGGATGATGGGCAGAGATGGACAGAGTAATAGAAATACCAATCAAGGTGGACCAACTCAAGGTCAGACGCCGAACGGGGCTTTTAATCCGCCCGCTTCAAACGGAACCGGGAACGGCTTCACCCCAATGCGCCCTCCCCAAGCTGGGAATGGATTCCCCCAAGGCAATCCGCCTCAAGGCATACCCAATGATGGACAAGGTCGAGGTGGCCCCGGCGGTGGGGGTGGCGGATTCAACATCGGGCAGGCCGGTGCGTTACGTTTATTCTCAGTGCCGTTGAGTAAAGAGACTAGTTGGCTGTTGCCATTTGGGATCATATCCATGCTTGTATTGTTGCTGGGCTTTCGCTGGCACTGGCCTGTGGAATCAAAACATCAGGCACTCATCCTTTGGGGTGGCTGGCTGGTAACAACAGGTATCTTCTTCAGCGTGGCGGGCTTCTTCCACGAGTATTATCTCTCCATGATGGCCGCACCGTTGGCGGCGTTAGTCGGCATTGGCGTAACAGAGTTGTGGCGGTTACGTGAAAGGCGTTTTTGGCTTGCCATTGGCTTAAGCGCAGCTGCCATTGCAGGTACACTGGCCTTCCAATTTTGGACGGCACAATCCTTCACGAATGAACTCTGGTGGTTGTATGTTGCCATTGCCATCTTCGGCGTTGGGTTGATCGTTTTGAGTATTTCAATGATCGACCGTACTCCAAGTCTCGTTATGAAATTGGGATTTGCATTACTCGTCATTGCCATGTTAGTCACACCTACAGCATGGTCAGCATTGACTAACTTGAACACCAGCGCGAACCAATCCTTGCCTGCCGCCTACAGTGGAGGATCATCTGGCCCTGCCAATCGTGGAGGCACGCAGGTCAACGAAACCTTATTGAGTTATCTCGAATCCAATACACAAGGCATGAAATATCTCATGGCCGTTCCCAGTTCCATGCAGGGCTCCGACTATATCCTTGCAACGGGAAGGCCAGTTCTATATCTCGGTGGGTTTAGTGGCCAGGATTCCGTTGTAAGTACGGACGATCTATCTCAAATGGTGAGTAACGGCGAACTGCGCTACATTTATTGGGGAGGTGGAGGCGGTGGTCCAAATGGCGGCAATAGCAATATTTCAAACTGGGTCACATCCACGTGTAAGGCGGTTCAAGGCTTTGAAACCACCACTCGCAACTCCGGCGCACCAGATGGAACAGGCACTGGTATCGACAATCAAAATAACCGCCAAAACAATAGCTTCGGCCCCGGCGGGAATATGCAAGTCACGCTATATGATTGTGGCTAA